From Silene latifolia isolate original U9 population unplaced genomic scaffold, ASM4854445v1 scaffold_75, whole genome shotgun sequence, one genomic window encodes:
- the LOC141640294 gene encoding protein FAR1-RELATED SEQUENCE 5-like — MFDKRASWIPTYFRDLFMGGLMRTTSRSESENSFFGNFMNPHLTLVEFLMRFESAMDAQRWKQSKLIAESKNSFPDLETPHPLEKHASEFYTPVMFSEFKNELVAACFTCGVKILGVTTVDIPIIDREKDKVYYVNFISHEMKVNCTCKKFERHGILCRHALYVLKEQGLDNVPDQYLLSRWSKLATCQPICNNVPHTLIEDCNSLDVRRHKIGTLWSEVFSCVTLAEQKPEYVDELMGILKGFKDKISAQTSTSECSSTSNMGDRTRNKTRELEMLLGTKIPTEVVILPPIQSKTKGRKTNLSQKEKATKKKKAARKCNACGELGFHDSRNCPGRV, encoded by the coding sequence ATGTTTGACAAAAGGGCTTCTTGGATCCCAACATatttcagggatttatttatgggTGGACTAATGAGAACCACGTCCAGGTCTGAGTCCGAGAATAGCTTTTTCGGAAATTTCATGAACCCACACTTGACTTTGGTTGAGTTTCTTATGAGGTTTGAAAGTGCTATGGACGCTCAACGATGGAAACAATCCAAATTAATAGCCGAGTCAAAAAACTCCTTCCCTGATCTAGAAACGCCTCACCCTTTGGAAAAACACGCTTCTGAGTTCTACACCCCAGTGATGTTTTCTGAATTTAAAAACGAGTTGGTGGCTGCTTGTTTCACCTGTGGTGTTAAAATTTTAGGGGTTACTACCGTGGACATCCCCATTATTGATCGTGAAAAAGACAAGGTTTACTATGTTAACTTTATCTCTCACGAAATGAAAGTGAACTGCACCTGTAAAAAGTTCGAGAGACATGGAATTTTGTGCCGTCATGCGCTATACGTGTTGAAAGAACAAGGCCTTGACAATGTTCCAGATCAGTATCTGTTAAGTAGGTGGAGCAAATTGGCAACATGTCAGCCGATTTGTAATAATGTGCCACATACTTTAATTGAAGATTGTAACTCATTAGATGTTAGACGACACAAAATTGGTACCCTATGGTCCGAGGTGTTCTCATGTGTGACACTCGCTGAACAAAAACCTGAGTATGTGGATGAATTAATGGGCATTCTGAAAGGTTTCAAAGACAAGATAAGCGCACAAACCAGTACGTCAGAATGTAGTAGTACTAGTAACATGGGTGATAGGACGAGGAACAAGACTAGGGAACTTGAGATGCTCTTAGGAACAAAAATACCAACAGAAGTGGTTATCTTGCCTCCTATTCAGTCAAAGACGAAAGGTCGGAAAACGAATCTGTCCCAAAAGGAAAAAGCTACAAAAAAGAAGAAAGCGGCCAGGAAATGCAATGCTTGTGGAGAATTAGGATTTCATGATAGTCGGAATTGTCCTGGGAGAGTATGA